The following nucleotide sequence is from Mycobacterium sp. 3519A.
CCACGGCGGCGGCGCCTTCTCCGGCAAGGATCCGTCAAAGGTGGACCGTTCCGCCGCCTACGCGATGCGCTGGGTGGCAAAAAACGTCGTCGCAGCGGGCCTGGCCGAGCGGGTCGAGGTGCAGGTCGCCTACGCGATCGGCAAGGCCGCCCCGGTCGGGTTGTTCGTCGAGACCTTCGGCAGCGAGACGGTCGACCCGGCCCGCATCGAGAAGGCCATCACGTCGGTGTTCGACCTGCGTCCCGGCGCGATCGTCCGCGACTTGGATCTGCTGCGGCCGATCTACGCGCAGACCGCCGCCTACGGCCACTTCGGCCGCACCGACGTCGAACTGCCGTGGGAGCAGCTCAACAAGGTCGACGAGCTCAAGGCCTCCGTCTAGGGATTTGTGTGCGTCGACGAGCGGTGAGCGCTCCAAAACGCACCCAAATCGCTAGGAACTGAAGGCGTAATCGTCGAGCGGGAAGCGGCGGCTGCGGACGTACGTCTCGATCGTGCTGGCCGGCCGCAGCGGCACGTCGCCGTTCTTGTCGAAGTAGTAGCTGTTGGCGTTCTGGCAGCTGTCCTGCCAGAAGATCTGCCGGTGCCGCTTGCGCATCATCTCGGCGAAGTACCGGTCGTTGGCCTCCTGCTTCACCTCGACGCGGCTGGCGCGGCGGCGTCGCGCCTGCTTCAGGCAGCGGACGATGTGGTGTGTCTGAGTCTCGATCAGCGCGAAGTAGGAGTTCCCGACATAGCCGTACGGTCCGAAGACGGTGAAGAAGTTCGGGAAGCCGGGCACGCTGACGCCCTCGTAGGCCTGCAGGCGGTGCTCGGCCCAGTGGCGGCTCCACGATCGGCCGCCTGAACCGCTGACCGGATACGTCGGCATCTCGTCGGTGTCCATCGTCTTGAACCCGGTCGCGAGGATCAGCACGTCCACGTCGCGGGTTTCGCCGTCCGTGGTGGCCACCCCCGAACCGGTGATCTTGTCGATCGGCTCGGTGACCAACTCGACGTTGTCGCGGTTGTAGGTCGACAAATAGGTGTTGTGGAACCCGGGCCGCTTGCAGCCGACGGCGTAGCGCGGGGTGAGCTTGTCGCGCACCTCCGGGTCCTTGACCTGTTTGCGCAGATACGACTTGCCGACCTGCGTCATGTTCTTGGCCATCGGGTTGAGGGTGAAGTACTGGGCGGGCAACGTGAAGGTCAGTTCGACGTAGGCCTGGCTGAGCAGCCGCTGCACCGTGTGGCCGCCCGGCAGTCGCATCAACCGCCGGATCGTCGGCGACAGCGGCATGTCGGCTTTCGGGAAGCACCAGATCGGGGTGCGCTGAAAGACATAGAGCTGCTTGACAATTGGCGCAATCTCGGGAATGACCTGGACCGCTGAGGCCCCGGTGCCGATGATCGCGACGCGCTTACCGGTCAGGTCCTGCTCATGGTCCCAGCGCGCGGTGTGCATCGTGACGCCTGCGAACGAGTCGACGCCGTCGATGTCGGGAAGATTCGGCGTGATGAGCACCCCGCACGCGTTGACCAGGAACCGCGCCGTGACCGTCTCGCCGGTGTCGAGTTCGACTCGCCACACGCTGGCGTCGTCGTCGAACACGGCGCCGGTCACCTTGGTGTTGAACCGGATTTTCGGCCGCAGGCGGTATTTGTCGACGCAGTGCTCGGCGTAGGCCTTCAGTTCCCGCCCTGGCGCGTACGTCCGCGTCCAGTCCGCGCTCTTCTCGAATGAGAACTGATACGAGAAGGACGGAATGTCAACGGCGATACCGGGATACGTGTTCCAGTGCCAGGTGCCGCCGGGCCCATCACCTGCCTCGACGATCACGTAGTCGCCGAGGCCCGCTCTGTCCAGCTTGATGGCGGTGCCGATGCCGGA
It contains:
- a CDS encoding NAD(P)/FAD-dependent oxidoreductase, which produces MPATPQYDTVIVGAGFSGIGTAIKLDRAGLGDYVIVEAGDGPGGTWHWNTYPGIAVDIPSFSYQFSFEKSADWTRTYAPGRELKAYAEHCVDKYRLRPKIRFNTKVTGAVFDDDASVWRVELDTGETVTARFLVNACGVLITPNLPDIDGVDSFAGVTMHTARWDHEQDLTGKRVAIIGTGASAVQVIPEIAPIVKQLYVFQRTPIWCFPKADMPLSPTIRRLMRLPGGHTVQRLLSQAYVELTFTLPAQYFTLNPMAKNMTQVGKSYLRKQVKDPEVRDKLTPRYAVGCKRPGFHNTYLSTYNRDNVELVTEPIDKITGSGVATTDGETRDVDVLILATGFKTMDTDEMPTYPVSGSGGRSWSRHWAEHRLQAYEGVSVPGFPNFFTVFGPYGYVGNSYFALIETQTHHIVRCLKQARRRRASRVEVKQEANDRYFAEMMRKRHRQIFWQDSCQNANSYYFDKNGDVPLRPASTIETYVRSRRFPLDDYAFSS